A genomic stretch from Caulobacter sp. FWC2 includes:
- a CDS encoding enoyl-CoA hydratase-related protein, producing MTDPVSFGQVKVEIDAGVMTITLARPEKKNALSNAMYGVLADSLEAAEADPAVRVVVIQADGDSFTAGNDLQDFAAQATGAFTGERHVLRFLKALANATRPLVAAVQGQAVGVGTTMLLHCDLVFVTPDARLTTPFVNLALVPEAASSWLLPARIGHARAYAMFALGEAVDGATAVAWGLANGSAELGDLRARARAAADQLAKRPLGALTVTKRLMRDAEKIAALMDTEGAEFAARLQTAEAREAFMAFAERRAPDFSKVG from the coding sequence ATGACCGACCCCGTTAGCTTCGGCCAGGTTAAGGTCGAGATCGACGCCGGCGTGATGACCATCACCCTGGCGCGTCCGGAAAAGAAGAACGCGCTCTCCAACGCCATGTACGGCGTGCTGGCCGACAGTCTGGAGGCCGCCGAGGCGGATCCCGCCGTTCGCGTCGTGGTCATCCAGGCCGACGGCGACAGCTTCACGGCGGGCAACGACCTGCAGGACTTCGCGGCCCAGGCCACCGGCGCCTTCACGGGCGAGCGGCATGTGCTCCGCTTCCTGAAGGCCCTGGCCAACGCCACCCGGCCGCTGGTCGCCGCCGTCCAGGGCCAGGCCGTGGGCGTGGGCACGACCATGCTGCTGCACTGCGACCTCGTGTTCGTGACGCCCGACGCGCGCCTGACCACGCCGTTCGTCAACCTGGCCCTGGTGCCCGAGGCCGCCTCCAGTTGGTTGCTGCCGGCCCGCATCGGCCACGCCCGCGCCTACGCGATGTTCGCCCTGGGCGAGGCGGTCGACGGTGCGACGGCCGTGGCCTGGGGGCTCGCCAACGGCTCGGCCGAGCTTGGCGATCTGCGGGCCCGCGCCCGCGCCGCCGCCGATCAGCTGGCCAAGCGTCCGCTGGGCGCCCTGACCGTCACCAAGCGCCTGATGCGCGACGCCGAGAAGATCGCCGCGCTGATGGACACCGAGGGCGCGGAGTTCGCCGCCCGCCTGCAGACCGCCGAGGCCCGTGAAGCTTTCATGGCCTTCGCCGAACGTAGGGCTCCCGATTTCTCGAAGGTGGGCTAA
- a CDS encoding SDR family NAD(P)-dependent oxidoreductase — protein sequence MAERITSPFGAKSTAREVVAGHDLSGKVAIVTGAATGIGVETARALALAGAEVIIAARKPELGEEIANQINEEAGSKRVSFGMLDLSSLEAIRHFAHRWGDRRLNLLINNAGVMACPLSRTADGLEMQIGTNHFGHFLLSVLLAPNLVDGAEHSGHRSRLVSLSSIGHRRAGVNFEDPNYEHRDYDKWESYGQAKTANSLFAVGFDKRFKDQGVNANAVMPGGIMTPLQRHMSIEEQRAMGWLDENDKPREGFKSTEQGAATSVWAAVGDELNGVGGLYLEDCNQAVPWSQERPWNGVMPHALDPDAAERLWDLSVKTTGAGA from the coding sequence ATGGCGGAACGGATCACCTCGCCCTTCGGGGCGAAGTCGACGGCGCGCGAGGTCGTCGCGGGACATGACCTGTCGGGCAAGGTGGCCATTGTCACCGGCGCTGCGACCGGCATCGGCGTCGAGACGGCGCGGGCCCTGGCCCTGGCCGGCGCGGAGGTGATCATCGCCGCCCGCAAGCCGGAGCTGGGCGAAGAGATCGCCAACCAGATCAATGAAGAGGCCGGTTCGAAGCGCGTCAGCTTCGGTATGCTGGACCTTTCCAGTCTCGAGGCCATCCGCCACTTCGCCCACCGCTGGGGCGATCGCCGGCTGAACCTCCTGATCAACAACGCCGGCGTCATGGCGTGCCCGCTGTCGCGCACGGCCGACGGGCTGGAGATGCAGATCGGCACGAACCACTTCGGCCATTTCCTGCTGTCGGTGCTGCTGGCGCCGAACCTGGTCGACGGCGCCGAGCACTCGGGCCACCGCTCGCGCCTCGTCTCGCTCTCCTCGATCGGCCACCGCCGCGCCGGGGTGAATTTCGAGGACCCGAACTACGAGCACCGCGACTACGACAAGTGGGAGAGCTACGGCCAGGCCAAGACCGCCAACAGCCTGTTCGCGGTCGGCTTCGACAAGCGGTTCAAGGACCAGGGCGTCAACGCCAACGCCGTCATGCCTGGCGGCATCATGACCCCGCTGCAGCGGCACATGTCGATCGAAGAGCAGCGGGCCATGGGCTGGCTGGACGAGAACGACAAGCCGCGCGAGGGCTTCAAGTCCACCGAGCAGGGCGCGGCGACAAGTGTCTGGGCTGCGGTCGGTGACGAGCTGAACGGCGTCGGCGGGCTCTATCTGGAGGACTGCAACCAGGCCGTCCCGTGGAGCCAGGAGCGCCCCTGGAACGGCGTCATGCCCCATGCCCTCGACCCGGACGCGGCCGAACGCCTGTGGGACCTTTCGGTGAAGACCACGGGCGCCGGCGCCTGA
- a CDS encoding NAD(P)-dependent oxidoreductase, whose product MSQANSLRGKTLFVTGASRGIGLAIALRAARDGANIVIAAKTAEAHPKLPGTIYTAAKEIEDAGGKALPLVVDVREEANVQEAVEKAVAQFGGIDICVNNASAISLTGVLSTDMKRYDLMHQINTRGTFVTSKACIPYLKKAENPHVLMLSPPLDMSPRWFGSHVAYTMAKFGMSMCVLGMAEEFKSDGIAFNALWPRTGIATAAIQFALAGDEGLKHCRTVEIMADAAHAIFCKPSREFSGNFLIDDTFLYGEGVRDFDQYKVDPAATLMPDFFVPESSAPPPGVKIG is encoded by the coding sequence ATGAGCCAAGCCAACAGTCTTCGGGGCAAGACCCTGTTCGTCACCGGCGCCTCGCGCGGCATCGGCCTGGCCATCGCTCTGCGCGCGGCGCGCGACGGCGCCAATATCGTCATCGCCGCCAAGACGGCCGAGGCGCACCCGAAGCTGCCCGGCACCATCTACACCGCCGCCAAGGAAATCGAGGACGCGGGCGGCAAGGCCCTGCCGCTGGTCGTCGACGTGCGCGAAGAGGCCAATGTCCAGGAGGCGGTCGAGAAGGCCGTCGCCCAGTTCGGCGGGATCGACATCTGCGTCAACAACGCCTCGGCCATCTCGCTGACTGGTGTGCTGTCGACCGACATGAAGCGCTACGACCTGATGCATCAGATCAATACGCGCGGCACGTTCGTCACCTCCAAGGCCTGCATCCCCTACTTGAAGAAGGCCGAGAACCCGCACGTCCTGATGCTGTCGCCGCCGCTGGACATGTCGCCGCGCTGGTTCGGCTCGCACGTGGCCTACACCATGGCCAAGTTCGGCATGTCGATGTGCGTGCTGGGCATGGCCGAAGAGTTCAAGAGCGACGGCATCGCCTTCAACGCCCTGTGGCCGCGCACCGGCATCGCCACCGCCGCCATCCAGTTCGCCCTGGCCGGCGACGAGGGGCTCAAGCACTGCCGGACGGTCGAGATCATGGCCGACGCCGCCCACGCGATCTTCTGCAAGCCGTCGCGGGAGTTCTCAGGGAATTTCCTGATCGACGATACGTTCCTGTACGGCGAGGGCGTCCGCGACTTCGATCAGTACAAGGTCGATCCGGCCGCCACCCTGATGCCGGACTTCTTCGTGCCGGAAAGCAGCGCGCCGCCGCCGGGGGTGAAGATCGGCTAG
- a CDS encoding TfoX/Sxy family protein codes for MNWWIRPASSGVAGRTETDMAVSADYRDFVLEQLAPLGQITARRMFGGVGVYANGLFFALIDDDVLYLKGDDALKVEFEAAGSHAFDPFGEGKPMAYWVAPAEALDDQDILLEWSRKSLEVAAKAATSKKQR; via the coding sequence ATGAACTGGTGGATCAGACCCGCGTCGTCGGGCGTGGCAGGGCGGACGGAAACGGACATGGCGGTCTCTGCGGACTATCGGGACTTCGTTCTGGAGCAACTGGCCCCGCTGGGCCAGATCACCGCGCGGCGGATGTTCGGCGGAGTCGGCGTCTATGCGAACGGCCTGTTCTTCGCCCTGATCGACGACGACGTCCTCTACCTCAAGGGCGACGACGCGCTGAAGGTCGAGTTCGAGGCCGCCGGCTCCCACGCCTTCGACCCGTTCGGCGAGGGCAAGCCCATGGCCTACTGGGTGGCGCCGGCCGAGGCGCTGGACGACCAGGACATCCTGCTGGAATGGTCGCGGAAATCGCTGGAGGTCGCGGCCAAAGCAGCGACCTCCAAGAAACAACGCTAG
- a CDS encoding GNAT family N-acetyltransferase, with the protein MSVSVRPATPDDAGLIHQFILDLADYEKLLDTVQATEGDTTAALFGSNARAFADIAEIDGQPVGFALWFYNYSTFVGRHGIYLEDLFVRPSARGSGAGKALLANLAKRCVDEGLGRLEWTVLDWNAPSIAFYDSLGAAAMDEWIIRRLTGDGIRKLAGL; encoded by the coding sequence ATGTCCGTTTCCGTCCGCCCTGCCACGCCCGACGACGCGGGTCTGATCCACCAGTTCATCCTCGATCTGGCGGACTATGAAAAGCTGCTCGACACGGTGCAGGCGACGGAGGGCGATACGACGGCGGCCCTGTTCGGCTCTAACGCCCGCGCCTTCGCCGACATCGCCGAGATCGATGGCCAGCCGGTCGGCTTCGCTCTGTGGTTCTACAACTACTCGACCTTCGTCGGTCGGCACGGGATCTATCTGGAGGATCTGTTCGTACGGCCCTCCGCGCGGGGATCCGGCGCGGGCAAGGCGCTGCTGGCCAACCTCGCCAAGCGCTGCGTCGACGAGGGGCTGGGCCGCCTGGAATGGACGGTGCTCGACTGGAACGCCCCCTCGATCGCCTTCTATGACAGCCTGGGCGCGGCCGCGATGGACGAATGGATCATCCGCCGCCTGACCGGCGACGGGATCAGAAAGCTGGCGGGGCTCTAG
- a CDS encoding MFS transporter, with protein sequence MSDPASPAPPAPDTSTRALLREPDFLLFWVARFVSTLGVQIQSVALGWQVYAIARLTHSVGESAFMVSMIGLAQFVPLFLLTLVAGENADRRTRKLIVATTLCLDAISASVLLVLALMGSHALWPIFAVSVMFGASRAFLSPASSAMGPMLVPRPLLPRAIAWNSLSWQGGSILGPALGGLLLIHSPALAFGTSLVFYLAAALLALAIRKNTKPETQPGSRVELIKEGLSYVWNNKIVFGSISLDLFAVILGGATALLPVFAKDVLHIGPGGFGLLRAAPAIGASLVGVYLASNPIRRNAGKIMFTGVAVFGLATAVFGLSKLEWLSVGALAVLGGADMLSVYVRQTLVQIVTPDAMRGRVAAVSGVFISASNELGEVESGAMAWLLGPIGAAVFGGVGAMAVTALWAFLFPDLRKADRLE encoded by the coding sequence ATGTCCGACCCTGCCTCACCCGCGCCGCCCGCTCCCGACACCTCTACCCGCGCCCTGTTGCGGGAGCCTGACTTCCTCCTCTTCTGGGTGGCGCGTTTCGTCTCCACCCTGGGGGTGCAGATCCAGTCGGTGGCCCTGGGCTGGCAGGTCTACGCCATCGCCCGCCTGACCCATTCGGTCGGGGAGTCGGCCTTCATGGTCAGCATGATCGGCCTGGCGCAGTTCGTACCGCTGTTCCTGCTGACCCTGGTGGCCGGCGAGAACGCCGACCGCCGGACCCGCAAGCTGATCGTCGCCACCACCCTGTGCCTGGACGCGATCAGCGCCAGCGTGCTGCTGGTCCTGGCGCTGATGGGCTCGCACGCGCTGTGGCCGATCTTCGCCGTCTCGGTGATGTTCGGGGCCAGCCGCGCCTTCCTGTCGCCCGCCAGCAGCGCCATGGGGCCGATGCTTGTGCCGCGCCCCCTGCTGCCGCGCGCCATCGCCTGGAACTCGCTGTCCTGGCAGGGCGGCTCGATCCTGGGTCCGGCCCTGGGCGGCCTGCTGCTGATCCACTCGCCGGCCCTGGCCTTCGGGACCTCGCTGGTCTTCTACCTGGCCGCCGCCCTGCTGGCCCTGGCGATCCGCAAGAACACCAAGCCGGAAACCCAGCCCGGCTCGCGCGTGGAGCTGATCAAGGAAGGCCTGTCCTACGTCTGGAACAACAAGATCGTGTTCGGCTCGATCTCGCTCGATTTGTTCGCGGTGATCCTGGGCGGGGCCACGGCCCTGCTGCCGGTGTTCGCCAAGGACGTGCTGCACATCGGCCCCGGCGGCTTCGGCCTGCTGCGCGCGGCGCCGGCGATCGGCGCGTCCCTGGTCGGCGTCTACCTGGCCAGCAACCCGATCCGCCGCAACGCCGGCAAGATCATGTTCACGGGCGTGGCCGTGTTCGGCCTCGCCACGGCGGTATTCGGCCTCTCCAAGCTGGAGTGGCTGTCGGTCGGCGCCCTGGCCGTTCTGGGCGGCGCAGACATGCTGTCCGTTTATGTCCGCCAGACCCTGGTGCAGATCGTCACCCCGGACGCCATGCGCGGCCGCGTCGCCGCCGTCTCGGGCGTGTTCATCAGCGCCTCCAACGAGCTGGGCGAGGTCGAGAGCGGGGCGATGGCCTGGCTGCTCGGACCGATCGGCGCGGCGGTGTTCGGCGGTGTCGGGGCCATGGCGGTCACAGCCCTGTGGGCCTTCCTGTTCCCCGATCTGCGCAAGGCCGACCGGCTGGAGTAG
- a CDS encoding GNAT family N-acetyltransferase, whose translation MTSVQKTLSPAPYPPLVCETPAMEAAVTRLIDRVFGPGRFAKSSERLRESNTLLPDCSFVALRDGEPVGCCRMWPVTIGGEPVAFLGPLAVDPDERSAGLGQALVESAVEAARAAGWRAVLLVGDGPYFGRVGFTNAHTAGVVMPGPVDQRRVLLLPLKEAGDEGLAGLVAIDPRG comes from the coding sequence ATGACCTCCGTTCAAAAGACCCTTTCTCCCGCTCCGTACCCGCCGCTGGTCTGTGAGACCCCGGCGATGGAGGCGGCTGTGACCCGCCTGATCGACCGGGTGTTCGGCCCTGGCCGTTTCGCCAAGTCGTCCGAGCGCCTGCGCGAGAGCAATACCCTGCTGCCCGACTGCTCGTTCGTCGCCCTGCGCGACGGTGAGCCGGTCGGCTGCTGCCGCATGTGGCCGGTGACGATCGGCGGCGAGCCCGTCGCCTTCCTGGGACCGTTGGCCGTGGATCCCGACGAGCGCAGCGCCGGCCTGGGTCAGGCCCTGGTCGAGAGCGCTGTGGAGGCCGCCCGCGCCGCCGGCTGGCGCGCGGTGCTGCTGGTCGGCGACGGCCCCTATTTCGGCCGGGTCGGCTTCACCAACGCCCACACGGCCGGCGTCGTCATGCCTGGTCCGGTGGATCAGCGCCGCGTGCTGCTGTTGCCGCTGAAGGAAGCCGGGGACGAAGGCCTCGCCGGCCTGGTCGCGATCGATCCTCGCGGTTGA
- a CDS encoding DUF1285 domain-containing protein, giving the protein MTDAPKPGLEGVAQAAKAAGARGLPPVHLWNPPHCGEIDIRIRKDGVWFHEGTPIGREALVRLFSTVLRRDPDGYHLVTPVEKMKITVEDAPFIATRVDREGEALVFQTNVGDTVEAGPDNAIRVEIDAQTGEPRPYVHVRRGLEALIARPVFYELAEMAREQDGVWGVSSNGAFFPIAPPGAVPA; this is encoded by the coding sequence ATGACCGATGCTCCGAAGCCAGGCTTGGAAGGCGTCGCCCAGGCCGCGAAAGCGGCGGGGGCGCGCGGCCTGCCGCCGGTGCATCTGTGGAACCCGCCTCACTGCGGCGAGATCGACATCCGCATCCGCAAGGACGGGGTCTGGTTCCACGAGGGCACGCCGATCGGCCGCGAAGCGCTGGTGCGGCTGTTCTCGACCGTGCTGCGGCGCGATCCGGACGGCTATCACCTGGTCACGCCCGTCGAGAAGATGAAGATCACGGTCGAGGACGCGCCGTTCATAGCCACGCGGGTCGATCGTGAGGGCGAGGCGCTGGTCTTCCAGACCAATGTCGGCGACACGGTCGAGGCGGGTCCGGACAATGCGATCCGCGTCGAGATCGATGCCCAGACTGGCGAGCCGCGCCCCTATGTTCATGTCCGCCGGGGTCTGGAAGCGCTGATCGCCCGGCCGGTGTTCTACGAGCTGGCCGAGATGGCGCGCGAGCAGGATGGCGTCTGGGGCGTCAGCTCGAACGGCGCGTTCTTCCCGATCGCGCCGCCGGGAGCCGTCCCGGCATGA
- a CDS encoding CoA pyrophosphatase: MTREERRAWITARLHPISDYDPSLANPKKSDYDLNPGLRADNPHALRPAAVLVGLIEHEDGLTVLLTRRSDTLRSHTGQIAFPGGRCDPGETPWQTALREAQEEVNLDPALVTVVGLLHGYQTVTGFHVTPVVGFIDPKATFVASPEEVADVFETPFAFLMDPVNHQRQSREAPDGARRHFYAMPWNDRFIWGATAGMLRSLYEALYDESGRDPSE; the protein is encoded by the coding sequence ATGACGCGGGAAGAGCGCCGCGCCTGGATCACCGCCCGCCTGCATCCGATCTCGGACTACGACCCCAGCCTCGCCAATCCGAAGAAGTCCGACTACGATCTCAATCCCGGCTTGAGAGCCGATAATCCGCACGCCCTGCGTCCCGCCGCCGTGCTGGTCGGGCTGATCGAACACGAGGACGGCCTGACGGTCCTGCTGACCCGCCGGTCTGACACCCTGCGCAGCCACACCGGTCAGATCGCCTTCCCCGGCGGCCGCTGCGATCCGGGCGAGACGCCCTGGCAGACGGCCCTGCGCGAGGCGCAGGAAGAGGTGAACCTCGATCCGGCCCTGGTGACGGTGGTCGGCCTGCTGCACGGCTACCAGACGGTGACCGGCTTTCATGTGACGCCGGTGGTCGGGTTCATCGATCCGAAGGCGACCTTCGTCGCCAGCCCCGAGGAAGTGGCCGACGTCTTCGAGACGCCGTTCGCCTTCCTGATGGATCCGGTCAACCATCAGCGCCAGTCGCGTGAGGCTCCGGACGGAGCGCGACGTCACTTCTATGCGATGCCCTGGAACGATCGGTTCATCTGGGGGGCGACGGCCGGCATGCTCCGGTCGTTGTATGAGGCGCTTTACGACGAAAGCGGACGGGACCCCTCCGAATAG